In Aerococcus loyolae, a genomic segment contains:
- a CDS encoding LacI family DNA-binding transcriptional regulator translates to MTTLKDIAKATGYSVSTISRVLREDPTLSVKSSTRQEINAVAQAMNYAIRGVSSYAYDILVIHKDDHFRDHIDNAYYFNMRFGIESIVHEYGYSCYFVPISRLKKFKRTFDGILLLGNFTQEEQKEILTSYHNCPIVTVCLMNFFPDHMDQVAYDIEKAMELLLDQVADEGYHSLVYVSGEEIDQAHLMSSKEQILRAILPKYPTIDCQQIISIKQSSYSGTQAAKKFFSQSEALPDVIICSNDPIAFGFLGVMQDLNIDLPLLSINGDSYGEVTTPQLTSVDVRTEEIGQVAVERLLERLKDPQAPYQKILIQPQMLLRQSHLP, encoded by the coding sequence ATATTGCCAAGGCAACAGGTTATTCTGTATCAACGATTTCTAGAGTATTGAGAGAAGATCCTACCCTATCCGTTAAAAGCTCTACCCGTCAAGAGATTAATGCTGTGGCGCAGGCCATGAACTATGCCATTCGTGGCGTCAGTAGCTATGCCTATGATATTCTCGTTATCCATAAAGATGACCATTTCCGCGACCATATTGACAATGCCTACTATTTTAATATGCGTTTTGGCATCGAGTCCATCGTTCATGAATATGGTTACAGCTGTTATTTTGTTCCTATTAGTCGCTTAAAGAAATTTAAACGGACTTTTGATGGCATCCTTTTATTGGGCAATTTTACTCAGGAAGAGCAAAAAGAGATCCTTACTTCTTACCACAATTGTCCCATTGTTACGGTTTGTTTAATGAATTTTTTCCCTGATCACATGGATCAGGTGGCCTATGATATTGAAAAAGCCATGGAACTTTTACTAGACCAGGTCGCTGATGAAGGTTATCATTCCTTAGTCTATGTGTCTGGTGAGGAAATTGACCAGGCCCATTTGATGAGTAGTAAGGAACAAATCCTACGGGCTATCTTGCCGAAGTACCCGACCATTGACTGCCAACAAATTATTTCCATCAAACAAAGTTCCTATTCCGGCACACAAGCCGCTAAGAAATTCTTTAGTCAAAGCGAGGCCTTGCCTGATGTTATCATCTGTTCCAATGATCCCATCGCCTTTGGCTTTTTAGGGGTCATGCAAGATTTAAACATTGATCTGCCACTCCTATCCATCAACGGTGATTCCTATGGGGAAGTGACGACCCCACAACTGACTAGTGTGGATGTGAGAACTGAAGAAATCGGTCAGGTCGCAGTGGAAAGGTTGTTAGAGCGTTTGAAGGATCCCCAAGCCCCCTATCAAAAAATCCTAATCCAACCCCAAATGCTCTTGCGGCAAAGTCATTTGCCCTAG
- a CDS encoding IS1182 family transposase has translation MYIQYNMNQTTLPLELSACIDPDHIVFSIYNFIESLDEKYFESFSTQDGRPAYHPKPLIMALLYAYSKGVFSGRKIEELMVENLPMQWLVAQQVISYRTINRFRSSENCRSLLENLFVEFTTQLKLEKLIHLENCFIDGTKIEANANKYSFVWKKATEKYAERLKVTSREYYFNEIQPMVDAGIQYDENLDLEETMLQEISKVLKEEIDKLTEDIEETPVKGPDQRKQERRRLKKHYRKVSQDFLPRKQKYAKQFETFNGRNSYSKTDPDATFMRMKDDHMMNGQLKAGYNIQVATENQFVLHYDIFHNPTDTRTLQPFVESFPNSPKCIVADAGYGSEENLTYLDNHKINHLIKYNRFDKEQKKKHKKSAKNMDNWSYDKQSNTFTHPDGTVYFFSHLQKRKNKMSGYISEIQVYKPLDPENAPQKALYYNKNYQELKNIETQKLLSEEGSRLFFKRKIDVEPVFGQIKAILGFTRFNLRGKTKVKTDVGLAFMANNLKKYSKIKARK, from the coding sequence ATGTACATACAATATAACATGAATCAAACAACACTTCCACTAGAATTATCTGCATGTATCGATCCAGATCATATTGTATTTTCAATCTATAATTTTATTGAATCTCTGGATGAAAAATACTTTGAAAGCTTCAGTACGCAGGACGGTCGTCCTGCCTATCATCCAAAACCTTTAATCATGGCACTTCTATACGCTTATAGTAAAGGCGTATTTAGCGGAAGAAAAATAGAGGAACTGATGGTTGAAAATTTACCCATGCAGTGGCTAGTCGCTCAACAAGTTATTAGCTATCGAACGATTAATCGCTTCCGTTCTTCAGAAAATTGCAGATCTTTATTAGAAAATCTATTCGTTGAGTTTACCACTCAGTTAAAGTTAGAGAAATTAATTCATTTAGAAAATTGCTTTATAGATGGAACTAAAATTGAAGCGAATGCCAATAAATATTCTTTTGTTTGGAAAAAGGCAACTGAAAAATATGCAGAGCGATTAAAAGTGACCTCACGTGAATATTACTTTAATGAAATTCAACCGATGGTTGATGCTGGCATCCAATATGATGAAAATTTAGATCTAGAAGAAACGATGCTTCAAGAGATATCTAAAGTGCTTAAGGAAGAAATCGATAAACTCACTGAAGATATTGAGGAAACTCCTGTAAAAGGGCCAGATCAACGTAAACAAGAACGTCGTCGTTTGAAAAAACATTACCGTAAAGTGAGTCAAGATTTTCTACCTCGCAAACAAAAGTATGCCAAACAGTTTGAAACATTTAACGGAAGAAATAGCTATTCAAAAACAGATCCTGATGCTACGTTCATGCGAATGAAAGATGACCATATGATGAATGGGCAATTGAAAGCGGGATATAATATCCAAGTAGCGACTGAAAACCAATTTGTCCTTCATTATGATATTTTCCACAATCCGACGGATACGCGGACTTTACAACCCTTTGTTGAAAGTTTTCCTAATTCCCCGAAATGCATTGTAGCTGATGCTGGTTATGGTAGCGAAGAAAACCTTACTTATTTAGATAACCATAAAATTAACCACTTGATTAAATATAATCGGTTTGATAAAGAGCAGAAAAAGAAACATAAAAAATCAGCTAAAAATATGGATAATTGGAGTTACGATAAGCAAAGTAATACTTTTACACATCCTGATGGCACGGTTTATTTCTTTAGTCATCTCCAAAAACGAAAAAATAAAATGAGTGGTTATATTTCTGAAATTCAGGTTTATAAGCCTTTGGATCCAGAAAATGCGCCGCAAAAGGCGCTTTACTATAATAAAAACTATCAGGAATTAAAGAATATAGAAACACAGAAGCTTTTATCTGAAGAAGGATCTAGGCTCTTTTTCAAACGGAAAATTGACGTTGAACCAGTTTTTGGCCAGATAAAGGCTATTTTAGGGTTCACTCGATTTAACCTCAGAGGGAAAACAAAGGTTAAAACTGATGTTGGATTGGCCTTCATGGCCAATAATTTGAAAAAATATAGCAAAATAAAAGCAAGAAAATAA
- a CDS encoding LysR family transcriptional regulator yields the protein MNFQQLNYFQESVERKSFQKVADNNFVSQRAVSISIAKLEEEIGFQLFVREKNRIHLTPVGQRFYNYVKDMINNLDTTIHLLQGEDKALYQSLNIGYHSPFEGLLVTQHIIQTKEQLDVQFSIHEQAIENLISDVKFGLIDIAYLIVYQNNPLKLDDKRFKLKTIYSDNILMGISKKNPIAQGKSFPLAAFKDYPILFYTSEDSTYIQEGFLRSIEIPFNQLQIRREQSFQHIQVLVATGQAIAHYCGGLIDLPLQNEISYLPIENRPSPYSVQLIYLKNSPKIDLIKKYLRTLRNKK from the coding sequence ATGAATTTTCAACAATTAAATTACTTTCAAGAAAGTGTCGAAAGAAAAAGTTTCCAAAAAGTGGCAGATAATAATTTTGTTAGTCAACGAGCCGTATCAATCAGCATCGCAAAATTAGAGGAAGAAATTGGTTTCCAATTATTTGTCCGCGAGAAGAACCGTATCCATCTCACCCCGGTAGGACAGCGTTTCTATAACTACGTCAAAGACATGATCAATAATTTAGATACCACGATTCATTTACTCCAAGGAGAGGATAAAGCCCTATATCAGTCACTCAATATCGGTTACCACTCCCCTTTTGAGGGTTTACTAGTCACCCAGCACATCATTCAAACCAAAGAACAATTAGATGTCCAATTTTCCATCCATGAACAAGCCATCGAAAACTTAATATCCGATGTGAAATTTGGTCTCATTGATATCGCTTATTTGATTGTTTATCAAAACAACCCACTAAAACTCGATGATAAGCGTTTCAAATTAAAAACGATTTATTCAGATAATATTTTAATGGGAATCAGTAAAAAGAACCCGATCGCCCAAGGAAAGTCCTTTCCTCTAGCTGCTTTCAAAGATTACCCCATCCTGTTCTACACATCAGAGGATTCCACCTATATCCAAGAAGGTTTCCTCAGGTCTATCGAAATTCCCTTCAACCAATTACAAATCCGTCGCGAACAGAGTTTCCAGCACATTCAAGTGCTTGTCGCTACTGGCCAGGCTATCGCCCATTACTGCGGTGGACTGATTGACCTGCCCCTTCAAAATGAAATCAGCTACCTCCCCATCGAAAACCGTCCTAGCCCCTATTCAGTCCAATTAATTTATCTCAAGAACTCCCCTAAGATTGATTTAATCAAAAAATATCTAAGGACTCTTAGAAATAAAAAATGA
- a CDS encoding FAD-dependent oxidoreductase — MTTKTYDAVVIGLGGAGLSAAVELVEAGKSVLVLEKGEDWGGASKWAAEGIFAVESKHQRNAGFYSTKDQAFKHLMEWSHWRNNGRLVRNFVNQSADTIEWLEDHGMKTVLTGNIQDYHWEDPGTYHMFVDKYDSFDRLVEYLKEKGGQVETKAAAKKLIMNNDQLAGVVYEQDGQDIEVATKTVFVADGGFIGNEEMVEKYVDQDVSDWFIAGEWKATGDGIRMVHEVGGQVRAIANFQNHNACVYPTFEAAGGEKGNYSINQIYSLPLLWVNRRGERFTDEKAVYDSVLWGNVTMKQNGKYFSIVDQATLDQLKSEKVPMINAYTRYGAVRNFIDNLDADQLDNPAQVSAQRSCEAVTGPLENLDADWQKAMDDGYVLKGDSLEDLAEKMGVPVENFKDNVQAYNQAVEDGYDPIFNKDARLLQFKVEEGPFYAIKVRSAVLGTIGGIEVDEYCRAIGENEQVIDGVYVVGANASGMYDNSYSDIEGVTCAFAWGSGRMAAHQALDYLK, encoded by the coding sequence ATGACGACTAAAACTTATGATGCCGTGGTGATCGGTTTAGGTGGGGCAGGGCTTTCAGCTGCTGTAGAATTGGTGGAAGCAGGTAAATCAGTCTTAGTGCTAGAAAAAGGTGAAGACTGGGGCGGCGCCAGCAAGTGGGCTGCCGAAGGAATCTTTGCGGTAGAATCCAAACATCAACGCAATGCAGGCTTTTATTCGACCAAAGACCAGGCTTTTAAACATTTAATGGAATGGTCGCACTGGCGGAATAATGGTCGTTTGGTGAGAAACTTCGTTAACCAATCAGCCGATACCATTGAATGGTTAGAAGACCACGGGATGAAGACCGTCCTTACTGGGAATATTCAAGACTATCACTGGGAAGATCCAGGCACCTACCATATGTTTGTCGATAAGTACGATTCTTTTGACCGCTTAGTGGAATATCTCAAAGAAAAAGGCGGTCAAGTAGAGACCAAAGCCGCTGCTAAAAAGTTAATTATGAATAATGACCAATTAGCTGGGGTCGTCTATGAACAAGATGGTCAGGATATCGAGGTAGCCACAAAGACCGTCTTTGTGGCTGATGGGGGCTTTATCGGTAATGAAGAGATGGTTGAAAAGTATGTCGATCAAGACGTGAGTGACTGGTTCATCGCCGGAGAATGGAAAGCGACCGGTGACGGTATTCGCATGGTTCACGAAGTAGGTGGCCAAGTTAGAGCCATTGCTAACTTCCAAAACCATAATGCTTGTGTCTACCCAACCTTTGAAGCTGCTGGTGGCGAAAAGGGCAATTATTCCATCAACCAAATCTATTCCCTTCCCTTGCTCTGGGTAAACCGTCGTGGGGAGCGCTTCACTGATGAAAAGGCTGTTTATGATAGTGTCCTATGGGGGAACGTGACCATGAAACAAAATGGAAAATACTTCTCCATTGTGGACCAAGCCACTTTAGACCAACTCAAATCAGAGAAGGTGCCTATGATTAACGCTTATACCCGTTACGGGGCAGTGCGCAACTTTATAGATAACTTAGATGCTGATCAACTGGATAATCCAGCCCAAGTTTCAGCGCAAAGAAGCTGCGAAGCGGTGACCGGTCCCTTAGAAAACCTAGACGCTGACTGGCAAAAAGCTATGGATGATGGCTATGTACTTAAAGGGGACAGCTTAGAAGACTTAGCGGAAAAAATGGGTGTTCCGGTAGAGAACTTTAAGGACAATGTCCAAGCTTATAACCAAGCGGTTGAAGATGGCTATGACCCAATCTTTAATAAAGATGCTCGTCTCTTACAATTTAAGGTAGAAGAAGGTCCTTTCTATGCCATCAAGGTACGTTCAGCTGTCCTAGGAACGATTGGTGGGATTGAAGTGGATGAATACTGCCGAGCAATTGGTGAAAATGAACAAGTCATTGATGGGGTTTATGTTGTTGGGGCCAACGCTTCCGGTATGTATGATAATTCATACTCTGATATCGAAGGAGTTACCTGTGCCTTTGCCTGGGGATCAGGACGGATGGCAGCCCACCAAGCTCTTGACTATCTTAAATAA
- a CDS encoding S-ribosylhomocysteine lyase: MAKVESFDLDHNKVKPPYVRVAGREEGQHGDQITKFDIRLVQPNEQAIPTAALHTIEHMSAAYIRDYLDGVIDLSPMGCRTGFYLIMWGQAEPEEVAVAYTKVLRDIIKSDWSDVQGTEAVSCGNYRDHSLFGAQEWAKKILDQGFSKDPFDRQVVQVTED; the protein is encoded by the coding sequence ATGGCAAAAGTTGAAAGTTTTGATTTAGACCACAACAAAGTAAAACCCCCTTATGTGCGGGTGGCTGGTCGTGAAGAGGGTCAACATGGTGACCAAATTACCAAGTTTGATATTCGTTTAGTTCAACCTAATGAACAAGCGATTCCTACTGCAGCCCTCCATACCATTGAACATATGTCAGCGGCTTATATCCGTGACTATCTGGATGGGGTGATTGATCTATCCCCAATGGGCTGTCGCACCGGTTTCTATCTAATCATGTGGGGCCAAGCGGAGCCAGAAGAAGTGGCGGTAGCTTATACTAAAGTTTTACGGGACATCATTAAGAGCGATTGGTCCGATGTGCAAGGAACTGAAGCCGTTTCTTGTGGGAACTACCGGGATCATTCCCTCTTTGGTGCCCAAGAATGGGCCAAGAAGATCCTTGACCAAGGCTTCTCCAAAGACCCCTTTGACCGTCAAGTGGTCCAAGTGACTGAAGATTAG
- a CDS encoding aldo/keto reductase encodes MKTYKLSNSVEIPAIGFGTWKLEGDMAVNAVSYALEVGYRHIDTAQYYGNEREVGQAIKQSPVPRKDIFLTTKVWNDKVGYEDTLASFEESLEKLGTDYVDLLLIHWPNPKPYREEPGYKERNAEVWRALETIYEKGQAKAIGVSNFLPYHLDALLETAKVIPMVNQIKLTPGLTQDEIVKYCKKHNILLEGYSPLGSGEIFDNEEVQAIAQRLGYSVAQIALAWSLNHGFVPLPRSKTPENIKANLDVFDIQLTARDVELLDTVADIEAPDPDSKPF; translated from the coding sequence ATGAAAACCTATAAGTTATCTAATAGTGTTGAAATTCCTGCCATCGGTTTTGGTACCTGGAAATTAGAAGGCGACATGGCGGTCAATGCGGTCTCCTATGCCTTGGAAGTGGGTTACCGCCATATCGATACTGCCCAGTACTACGGGAACGAACGCGAAGTGGGACAAGCCATCAAACAGAGTCCCGTGCCCCGGAAAGACATCTTCTTAACCACAAAAGTTTGGAACGATAAAGTCGGTTACGAAGATACCCTAGCTTCCTTTGAAGAATCCTTAGAGAAATTGGGGACTGACTATGTCGACCTGCTCCTCATCCACTGGCCTAATCCCAAGCCTTACCGAGAAGAACCCGGCTATAAAGAACGGAACGCCGAAGTCTGGCGGGCTCTAGAAACTATCTATGAAAAAGGCCAAGCCAAGGCCATCGGGGTCTCTAACTTCCTCCCCTACCACCTAGATGCCCTCTTAGAAACGGCTAAGGTTATCCCTATGGTTAACCAAATTAAGTTAACCCCAGGACTCACCCAAGACGAGATCGTGAAGTATTGTAAGAAACATAACATTCTCTTAGAAGGTTATAGTCCGCTGGGGTCAGGTGAAATCTTCGACAATGAGGAAGTCCAAGCCATTGCCCAACGGTTAGGTTACTCCGTGGCTCAAATCGCCCTGGCCTGGTCCTTGAACCATGGCTTTGTGCCACTTCCGCGGTCAAAAACCCCAGAAAATATCAAGGCCAACTTAGATGTCTTTGATATCCAACTGACCGCCCGCGATGTGGAATTACTGGATACAGTCGCTGACATCGAAGCTCCCGATCCTGATAGTAAACCCTTCTAG
- a CDS encoding alpha/beta fold hydrolase — translation MSITIRHRWLGTIPLLECAPKDQVHDVLPLIIYYHGWRSHKELNLTAARRLARLGSRVIVPDAANHGERQVPVQGIPSQTFWQSIQSNLFEFAYIVNFFQERQLANDQVAVAGVSMGGMTSFALLSQHPEIQAAAVLMGTPQPLAYAERLYHHAQAAQRFMPDDYFDLIAWLENYDLSRHSERLGQRPLFIWHGRQDQRVPFSQTEAFVKQNPKAHIHFLAEDAGHLVDIETTKAMVEFFDRHFIEKDSSSIQR, via the coding sequence GTGTCCATCACTATTCGCCATCGTTGGCTCGGCACCATTCCTTTATTGGAGTGCGCGCCCAAAGACCAGGTCCATGACGTCTTACCTCTAATTATTTATTACCACGGTTGGCGGTCACACAAGGAATTAAACCTCACCGCCGCTCGCCGCCTGGCCCGCTTAGGCAGCCGGGTCATTGTTCCTGATGCCGCTAACCACGGCGAGCGCCAAGTCCCGGTCCAAGGCATTCCTTCGCAGACCTTCTGGCAGAGTATCCAAAGCAATCTTTTTGAATTTGCCTATATCGTCAACTTCTTTCAAGAACGCCAGCTGGCCAATGACCAAGTAGCGGTTGCCGGAGTATCAATGGGTGGGATGACCAGCTTTGCCCTCCTAAGCCAACACCCTGAGATCCAAGCAGCAGCGGTCCTCATGGGAACACCCCAACCGCTAGCCTATGCTGAGCGTTTATACCATCATGCCCAAGCCGCTCAGCGTTTCATGCCTGATGATTACTTTGACCTCATCGCCTGGCTAGAAAATTATGACCTGTCTAGACACAGTGAGCGCTTAGGCCAACGTCCCTTGTTTATCTGGCACGGCCGCCAAGACCAACGCGTACCCTTTTCCCAGACGGAAGCCTTTGTTAAGCAAAATCCCAAGGCCCATATCCATTTTCTAGCTGAAGACGCTGGCCACCTGGTGGATATCGAGACCACTAAAGCCATGGTTGAGTTTTTCGATCGCCACTTTATTGAAAAGGATTCTTCTTCCATTCAGCGTTGA
- the rlmD gene encoding 23S rRNA (uracil(1939)-C(5))-methyltransferase RlmD, translating to MAKKKWQAPVKKNQILDVTIRDLTYEGMGVAKIDRYPLFIQNALVGEDCQVKVVKVLKKFAFAIVLKRYNDADSRVPLRDENGLRTGTMPLQHMAYPTQLDFKRQQVVNSLQKQGLLDQTQVLETIGMEEPWHYRNKAQIPIGQADGQLYTGFYRKGSHKLVPMTDYQIQLPGIDQTLQKVVTILNQYPISAYEEDSHQGLLRHLIVRQGYYTGQIMLVIVINGNKLPDEEEIIAALKAEIPDLVSIVINSNQKNTNVIMGQDQRVVYGEDLYEDRMFDLTFRISSKSFFQVNTSQAEKLYHQALKAADLKGDEVVVDAYCGIGTISLCLAQVAKEVYGVEVVPDAIDQARENAQLNGLDNVTFQAGKAEEVIQDWVQAGLKPDVVVVDPPRKGLAEDFIQSVLEVQPEKIVYVSCNPATLARDLAKFVDQGYQLGKVQPVDMFPQTHHVEAIVGLTRK from the coding sequence ATGGCAAAGAAAAAATGGCAAGCGCCAGTTAAGAAGAATCAAATACTCGATGTCACCATCAGAGACCTGACTTATGAAGGCATGGGGGTGGCCAAGATCGATCGCTACCCCCTCTTCATTCAAAATGCCTTGGTGGGGGAAGACTGCCAGGTCAAGGTGGTCAAAGTGCTTAAGAAGTTTGCCTTTGCTATTGTTCTCAAGCGCTATAATGACGCAGATAGTCGCGTTCCCCTCCGTGATGAAAATGGCTTAAGGACGGGGACTATGCCCCTCCAACACATGGCCTATCCTACCCAGCTGGATTTCAAGCGCCAACAGGTGGTTAACAGCTTACAAAAACAAGGTCTGCTTGACCAAACCCAAGTCCTAGAAACCATCGGCATGGAAGAGCCTTGGCACTACCGTAATAAGGCTCAAATTCCGATTGGTCAAGCGGACGGCCAGCTCTATACTGGCTTTTACCGCAAGGGGTCGCATAAATTGGTCCCCATGACCGATTACCAAATTCAACTGCCCGGGATTGACCAGACCCTACAAAAAGTAGTGACTATCCTTAACCAGTACCCCATCTCTGCCTATGAAGAAGACAGCCACCAAGGCTTACTCCGTCACTTGATCGTTCGCCAAGGCTACTATACCGGGCAAATCATGTTGGTGATTGTGATTAATGGGAATAAGCTTCCTGATGAAGAGGAAATCATCGCAGCACTCAAAGCTGAAATTCCTGACTTAGTTTCTATTGTGATTAATTCTAACCAGAAAAATACCAATGTTATCATGGGCCAAGACCAACGGGTGGTCTATGGTGAGGACCTTTATGAGGACCGCATGTTTGACTTGACCTTTCGGATTTCCTCCAAGTCCTTCTTCCAGGTCAATACCAGCCAGGCGGAAAAACTCTACCATCAAGCCCTAAAAGCCGCCGATCTCAAGGGCGATGAAGTGGTGGTGGACGCTTATTGTGGGATTGGGACCATTTCACTTTGCCTCGCCCAAGTTGCTAAAGAGGTCTACGGGGTCGAAGTCGTTCCTGATGCTATTGACCAAGCTCGGGAAAACGCCCAGCTCAATGGCTTGGATAATGTGACCTTCCAAGCGGGTAAAGCAGAAGAAGTCATCCAGGACTGGGTCCAAGCGGGACTTAAACCCGATGTTGTTGTCGTTGACCCCCCACGCAAGGGGCTAGCGGAAGACTTTATCCAGTCAGTCTTAGAGGTCCAACCAGAAAAAATCGTCTATGTCTCCTGCAATCCTGCCACTCTAGCCCGTGACTTGGCCAAATTTGTCGACCAGGGTTATCAATTAGGTAAGGTTCAACCCGTAGATATGTTCCCGCAAACCCACCATGTTGAGGCGATCGTGGGGCTGACGCGGAAATAA
- a CDS encoding RDD family protein, which translates to MKNNPIAFKSRMKELFFDYLVILLYLALLFVVMMVAYHLFFKGIPKMNELQAQVIALLTSVIPIILLFAYLDYSKDGSIGKRKAGLKLVYRDKSFQASLIRNVIKFLPWQISHMSTIHGIYTDFDAWAMGLFFVSIGFAVLLLLMGLMRNDKRHLGDLLAHTQVQKQ; encoded by the coding sequence ATGAAAAATAATCCAATAGCATTTAAAAGTCGCATGAAAGAATTATTTTTTGATTATTTAGTCATCCTTTTGTATTTAGCATTACTATTTGTAGTAATGATGGTAGCATATCACCTATTTTTTAAAGGGATTCCGAAAATGAATGAGTTACAAGCGCAGGTCATTGCTTTGTTAACATCAGTTATTCCGATAATTTTGCTTTTTGCCTATTTGGATTATTCAAAAGATGGCAGTATAGGTAAACGAAAAGCTGGTTTAAAACTCGTTTATAGAGATAAATCTTTTCAAGCAAGTCTTATCAGAAACGTGATCAAATTTTTACCATGGCAAATAAGCCATATGAGCACGATTCATGGAATCTATACTGACTTTGACGCATGGGCTATGGGGCTGTTTTTTGTAAGCATCGGATTTGCTGTCTTACTATTATTAATGGGGCTTATGCGCAATGATAAAAGACATTTAGGCGATTTGTTGGCGCATACTCAAGTACAGAAGCAATAG
- a CDS encoding type II toxin-antitoxin system RelE/ParE family toxin has product MNDYGIEVTDSAQADLKEIVRYIQTDLTSPHTADKFLNGIEKAMEQLAFMPEKFQLVRDDYLAGKGYRYTGYKNYLIFYIINNSQHTVLIHRILHASRQWEYLI; this is encoded by the coding sequence ATGAATGATTACGGGATTGAAGTCACTGACTCGGCTCAAGCTGACCTCAAAGAAATCGTTCGCTATATTCAAACTGACTTAACTTCTCCTCACACAGCTGATAAATTTCTTAATGGCATTGAAAAAGCTATGGAACAATTAGCTTTTATGCCTGAAAAATTTCAACTCGTCAGAGATGATTACCTAGCTGGTAAGGGCTATCGTTACACAGGCTATAAAAACTATCTCATTTTCTATATCATTAATAACAGTCAACACACTGTGCTCATTCATCGTATTCTACACGCATCAAGACAATGGGAATATTTAATCTAA
- a CDS encoding type II toxin-antitoxin system prevent-host-death family antitoxin, whose protein sequence is MPKIQSSTDLRNNYNDISNFCNETNSPVFITKNGRGDLAVMSIQSYEQLVGKHELYALLKAGEQDVAAGRTKPLKDVMNNLRKELEHE, encoded by the coding sequence ATGCCTAAGATTCAATCAAGTACAGATTTAAGAAATAACTACAATGATATTTCTAACTTTTGTAACGAAACCAATTCTCCGGTTTTTATCACTAAAAATGGCCGTGGCGATTTAGCTGTGATGAGTATTCAATCCTACGAACAACTCGTTGGCAAGCATGAACTTTATGCCTTATTAAAAGCCGGAGAGCAGGATGTTGCCGCAGGACGTACAAAACCACTTAAAGACGTCATGAATAATTTAAGAAAAGAGCTGGAACATGAATGA
- a CDS encoding ECF-type riboflavin transporter substrate-binding protein yields MNKHFTTRNIVAVAIGAALFGILMTYGGIPVFTNTKLSTAYIVPIVVGALFGPVQAGLVGLIGNVFADALGGSGFWLDWTVGNMFACFFIGALQLYGADIRRGIFTAKHAVIYALVSVVGLELSFGLITPLLTKVFYGGELAITITQAQVAVLTNAIVVLVVGIPLLFTLAKRYRGTTNLVDED; encoded by the coding sequence ATGAATAAACATTTTACTACACGAAACATTGTTGCAGTCGCTATTGGAGCAGCCCTATTTGGGATTTTGATGACTTATGGAGGGATTCCGGTTTTTACCAATACCAAGTTATCCACGGCTTATATCGTTCCTATCGTCGTTGGCGCCCTCTTTGGACCGGTTCAAGCAGGCCTAGTTGGTTTGATCGGGAATGTTTTTGCGGATGCCTTAGGCGGAAGTGGTTTCTGGTTGGATTGGACCGTTGGGAATATGTTTGCTTGCTTCTTTATCGGTGCCTTACAACTTTATGGGGCCGATATTCGTCGGGGGATATTTACAGCTAAACACGCGGTGATTTATGCCTTGGTATCGGTTGTAGGATTAGAACTTTCTTTTGGTTTGATCACCCCGCTCTTGACTAAGGTCTTCTACGGTGGTGAGTTGGCCATTACCATCACTCAAGCCCAAGTGGCGGTATTAACCAATGCCATCGTCGTCCTTGTTGTTGGGATTCCATTGCTCTTTACTCTAGCTAAACGTTATCGGGGGACAACAAATTTGGTGGATGAGGACTAA